AAAACAAAGCGATAAGATTGCACAGAAACACGCTCAGAAGGCTCTGCTGTTAATACACCGCCTAATGCAGAATACGGGATATTAATCGCCGTATACGCAATCATAAGTAAAGTGTAGGTGGCAAAGGCATAAACAACTTTTCCATTATAGGAAAAATCCGGTGTAGTAAATGCCATGACTGAGATTATGCCAAAAGGCACCGCTAACCATAAAATATAAGGCCTAAACTGTCCCCATCGGGTTTTAGTTCTATCTGCCATAGCCCCCATTAAGGGGTCAGTAATCGCATCAAAAAGTCGAACCACTAAAAATAAAGTACCCACCAGCGCGGGAGAAAGACCAACGACATCGGTATAAAATATCAGCAAAAACATCATCACTGTTTGAAAAATGATATTACTGGCAGTATCACCTAAGCCATAGGCAATTTTTTCTCGTATTGTTAACATAAAATCTCACTTCTAATTCTTTGGTATGATGATAGTTGAATTAATGAATTCAATACTTGGGTGATATTACCATCATACTTTTTTCGGTTATTTACCATGAAAGGTAAAGCTGAAAATACTGTTGTCTTTTTATCATTATTGTCACTGTTAGCCCTGACACTGGAAGAGATTAAGCATCAAGCTGTTGTTGCTCTATTTTTCAGCAATACTGCTTAAATACTGAAACAGGCATCTTGAAGTAGCGCAGGTCTCAGTGTTCATCAACACATCAATTAGGCTTTAGAATTACAATATTGATCTAAGTATTGTTTATGCGTAGGTAGTGATTTGACCGTTTGCTCTATCGAATTTTTAATACCATTTAAAAACATGTCTTGTTCATTCGTTGACATCATATCAGCTATTGGATGGTGATTTTGTGGGGACAAACCTTGCCCTAACATGACTTGAACCCAAGAATTCTCAGCAAATAAATCCCATGGTGCTTTAAAGACATAACCATGTTCTTTAAATAATTCAATACGATGACTCAATGAACTTGGAACATCCATTTTGCTACAATAACGCCAAAAAGTTGAATCGTTTCTATTGGTAACATGGTAATGCAAAATGATAAAATCTCTAATGTATCGAATTTCTTCTTCAGATTGATAATTATATTCATTTATTACTGAGTCAGTTATCCCCATTTTAGGGAACATTTGCATCAGTCTAATAATACCTCGTTGAATTAAATGTATACTGGTAGACTCTAAAGGCTCAATGAAACCGCTTGATAAACCTAAGGCTACACAGTTTTTATTCCAATGTTTTCGGCGCTGGCCGGGGGTAAATTTAATAAATAAAGGTTTCTTTAATGTTTTACCTTCAACATTTTCAAGCAACAGTTTCTCAGCGTTTTCATCATTCAAATATTTACTACAATAGACGAGGCCGTTTCCTGTTCTATTTTGTAATGGAATCTTCCATTGCCATCCAGATTCATGGGCAATAGAACGCGTATAAGGTTTAGGCTCTTCAGTACTTTCTGTTTGCACTGCAACAGCGCGATCACATGGCAGCCAGTGTGACCAATCATCGTAGCCTGTATGTAAAGCTTGCTCAATCAGTACACCTCTAAAGCCCGTACAGTCAATGAATAAATCACCTTCTATAGTTACGCCTGAAAGCAAGGTAAGAGATTTTATAAAACCTGATTTCTCATCGATATTTACTTGCTCTATTTTACCTTCTATTCTTTTTACGCCATTTTTTTCAGATAGTTTACGTAAAAATTTTGCGTATAATGTTGCATCCATATGGTAAGCGTATTTCAAGCCACTATTTGGCAGGTGAGCGAATTTTTCATTTAGTCCAGCTTGGAGTTCTAAGCAATATTCTTCATACTTTGCCTGATAGCCTTCTTTTTTACTTCGATTGTAAAATTGTAAAAATGTTGTTGCCCAACAATCCCTACCAGTAGTGCCAAAAGAGTGAAAATATTCGCTATCGTTATCTTTCCAATTTTCAAAATTGATGCCTAGTTTAAATGTTGCGTTTACACTACTCATAAATTCAGCTTCATTAATCTTTAACATTTTATGAAATGTTAACAGAGGGGGAATTGTTGCTTCGCCAACACCAACCGTTGATATTTCATCGGACTCAACTAAGGTAATATTTAAGTTATTACCAATAAGTTTTGCTAATGCTGTTGCAGCCATCCAGCCAGCGGTTCCTCCGCCAGCAATAACAACATTTTTTACTTCTGATAGATTATTCATTTGTAATTCCTTACTAATAGCGTAAACGTTTAATTAGGTAATCTTTAAACTTTCGTAATGCTTTTTCACTTTGAGGATTGAGCATCCCTTTTGCATGTTCTGGAATGTGATCTAATGGCGTCGCTTCAAAAATATAATGTTTGAATAAATTGAACCAAATATCTTTTTTATCTTTTGGCAAGTTCCTAAGCGCCATAACGGCATAAAGCAAAGCGTTACCAGACTCATCAGTAAGATGGTCGGTGGATGACCACCAAAATGTGGTTAACAAATTAAAATGTGCTAAACCTTCAACATGGTGCCACCACATACTGGGTAAAAATAGTGCATCACCCGCTTCTAATTCCCCAACTTGGGCATGTGCTAATGCTTGTTTGAACTTAGGGTATTTAATAAAATCGGATTTTTTAAAGTCAACTAGGCTTATTGATTGTCCCGCAGGGGTGAAATCAAGTGGGCCAATATAAAGGTTTTCAATTTGTTCTGGTGGGAATAACGTAAAACGTCTTTTGCCATAGATATTACAGGCTATATTATTAGGTACATCGTAATGGGCAGGTATTGTACTTTCATTGCCCATCCACATATTCATAGCGGGTGATTTACCTGCTATATGAATATTGTTTTCTTTTCTTAAGTTGGGGAAGTATGCATCTACAGGTGTTGTACCCATATAATAAAGAGAAGGAGGTGTATCACCTTGGGACTTATTTATTTGTCCAAACAAGTCTGCTAATGACATTTTATAGGCTTTGCAGTTAAGCGCTGTGAGTGCTTTGTTATAGAATATGCGCCCGTCAATATCAGGTGTTCCGCAACCAACGACTAAATCTTGGCCACTAGCATATTTCAAAAGATAACGTTGTAATGCGGTTTCAGATTCTTGCCCTTTTTTAACCATGGGCCAATCTTTAATAAAGCCCTTTAAAATAAGTGGCTGTTTTGATTCGATTATAAAAGAAGGAACATCACAAGCAGATATACCCTCTACACTGGCAATTTTTTTAAGAGTTCCTAACATTTTATTTCTCTACGTTGTTTGTAATAACTTGTTTTTTCTTTTGATTAAATCACCCATATTTAGAAGTGATGCTATTGCCATATAGAGTGGTTTTAAAAAGCCTTTCTGACTTAATTCAGCCAGCTGTTGAGATGTTAAGTTATTTAATGATTCTTCATTGATAGTATAGAATCCAGATAATCTATTATGACTTTTATCGTTAAGTTCTATATCAAAAACAAATTTTTCTAGTAAGTTATACTCATTTAAGAAGTTTAGAAAATCTTGACTCTCTGCAAAACCTTTATCTATCTCTCCCAAAACGTCGCCTATATGCTCTATAAAAGGAGTGTTTTGACCAAACTCTGTGAATATGCTCTCACCTCGTTCTTTATTAATTCTAGGACTATCGACATCAAGGTGGATAACTCTTTGTTTTTGTACATTGCCATTTATTTCTTGGTTCTGAAAACCAATTAAGAAAGGTTGTGCCTTAATTGTATGAGGAAGGTAACCACAATCCCAATCGCCATTAGTTAAAAATAAATTTTCTTTCTTTTCCAAGCCAAGTAGTGCGTATGATTGAAATTTTTCTGTTGCTTCATCTTTATGAAAAACAATAGGATAATAAGCTTGAATATCATAAAACTCATTAGGAAAGGTAAGTGTAAGCATTATATTATCGCCTAACTCAGAGCTTCTTTGTGTATCAACCTTTAAGTTTCTATGTTGTTCATTATTCAACATTTGATGATTTGACATAATTTATCTCTTTTTTATTTGAAATATTACGCATAAACAATTATCTATATACATTAAAGCATAGACATATTTAGTTTTAATTGATAAAAAACCGCCCAATGGCGGTTTTTTAAATTATAAAGACGTCGTTAGAAAGTATAGCGAGCGCCGATATTGTAACGAGGACCTGATTGAATAGCATTTAACAGTTCGTTTCTGCTACGGCTATACATACGTTGAGTTTCATCCGTTATGTTAATTCCTTCAAAAAACACAACTAAGTCTTCATTGATGTTATAACTCGCATTGATATCAATTTGTGAGTATGACTCATTGATGCGCGGGTTATTAAGGTTGTTGTCTGTTTTCACTAAGAATTCATCACGCCAGTTATAAGCGATACGAACTTGTATGCCATTTTTATCGTAAAATGCGACTAAGTTGGCAGTATCACTTAAGCCAGGAAGGGCAAATTGACTGTCAAAAACGGTTGGGTCATATTCAGCATCACTATCTACGAAAGTTAAGTTGGCTTGTATACCAAAGCCACTTTCAAGTGCATGTTGGAAAGCTATTTCAAAACCGTCGATAGTAGCATCACGCTCATTAAATGGCACCGTGACATCAAACTGAATTAGTTCATCTTCGGCAACAGAGTGTATTTGCCCTGTTGTGGTTCCGCTTGCGTCTACGCCGGTTATGGTGCTTGACTCTGGATAGTTATCAAAAATATATTGTCTAATGGCAGTATTGTCACTACTACCTACGGCAGCCATAGCTTCATCAAAGCGAGGTCCACTTGTAGGACTTCTAAGGCCGAATAATTCACTTTTATTTTTCGTTGTGCCAATGAAGTTTTCTATATCTTTTCTAAAATAACCTACAGACGCATAACTTCCTTCGTCAAAGTACCATTCTAATGATAAATCAACATTGACAGACTCAAAAGGAATTAAGCCCGGATCACCACTGCTAGCTGTCGCAAAACCTTGTCTGATTTCACCAATACCAACACCACCTCGAATATTATTGTAGGTAGGTCTTGAAAGTGTTTTACCGAATGAGGCTCTTGCTACCCAATCATCATCAATCTCTAAACTGATATCAAGGTTAGGTAAAAAGTTATTATAATCGCCATCAAAGTTAGTAAAGGCGCTTTCTCCAGTATCAACTGTTGCAAATTCATTGTTAGAAACCCAATCCACACCTGTGTATGCAGGTACCATTGCGCTTGCTTTAACATCAGTTTCTTCATAACGGAAACCCGCAGATATATCTAAGGGCATATCTGCAATTTCAAATTCCATATTTATTTGAGCATAAATAGCAGTATATTCTTCTGATATAAGTTCATCAGTTGTCCATTGATCATTCACACAAAAACGATCTGCGCATGGCCAAATACCAGGTGAAACTTCGTTATTACTATTAGCTGGCGCAGCATAAGAAGCTACTTCATTCGATGCATCGACAAAACTAAAATTGTAAAACAAGTCAAAAAGGTCAATTGTTTCTCCTGCTGCGTTAGTCCCTGTACTTGGTAAGTTATCTAATTGAGAGGAGCTGCTACCCGGCGTAAACAAACTATCGGTAACATCATCTACACTGCCTTCACCGCCCCAAGTATCTCGCTGAGCAGTCATAATCGAAGCTCTAATATCATTCTCAGTTTTTGAGATACCAAAATCTACACTCGTGATAACACCCTCATCAAAAACGTATTGCCCTCTTAACTGAATTTGAGACAAATCATTTTCAAATTGGCTGTTTCTTAAAGAACTACCTGTTGTAATTAATTCAGCGGGACTGCCTGTTAAACCGTCCAATTGTGAAATAGACATTACAGGGAAGTCAGGCCTAAAATCAATCGTGGTACTCTGACGAGAGTTAACGGCATACTCCATAGTTGAGCTATTACCGTAAGGGCTATCTGCTTTCGATTTTGCTGAAGAGTCGTGATAATCAAGTTCAAATCTTAGGTTATCAGTAGCTTGCCATTCTAGATTTAAACCAATTGATTCATTTTTATTTATTGAAGCATCTGATGACGTAGAGAATGATAAATCAGGACCTGCGCCTGAATGCCAAACAACAGGAGAGTGGTTTGTGCCTGTTGTAAATTCATTTAAGCTGCCATCAATAGTTTCACCTTCCCAAAACCAAGCACCAATGCCGTTTGATGTAGACTCAACCGTTTGTTCTGAAAAAGTATAATCAGCAGTAATAGTGATGCGGTCACTTGGAGCATATTGAAAAACAAGTTGTCCATTATCTCTGGTGCGATCAAATTCGGTAAAGTTGTAACGAAATTGTTGTGGACGGTTGAATGTATCACCATCTTCCCAGTCCGTATTATTGATACCGCCATTCCAGCCGTCAACGGGGGCAATGGCTTGAGTATGCCATTGCGGAACAACAGCCTCTTTAGTTGCACCATTTCTTTCTTGGTGACTAAATGAAATACCAAAACCAATGGTATCATCGGCAAAAGTATTACTATAAAGACCTGAAATTTCAGGGGTGACGCTATCACCTTCGTCAGTTGACTGGTCCATCACAGCTTTGACCCCAAGAGACGCTTTTTGTCCTGGTGTATTAAGTGGTCTTGCTGTCAAAATGTTGATAGTTGCACCGATACCGCCACTTGACACTTCTGCTTTAGCAGTTTTATAAACTTCTACACCGCTGACAGCTTCAGAAGCAAGATTAGCAAAATCAAATGAACGAGAGTTACTAATGACGGTAGATTCAAGGTTAGACGAAGGCATTTGACGGCCATTTAAAGTGACTAAGTTGAAGTCTGGACCTAAACCACGAACAGTAACTTTAGAGCCTTCACCGTTAGATCTGTCAATCGATACACCAGAGATGCGCTGTAATGATTCAGCTAAGTTAGAATCAGGAAATTTACCCATATCCTCTGATGATATAGCATCAACAACACCTTGTGCGCTACGTTTGATATCCATCGCTTTGACTAAGCTACTGCGGATACCTGTGACAGCTATTACTTCAACATTTTCTTTATCTTTTAAACTTACTTCTTCTGCTGATAGTGCAGGTAAAGCAGTTGCTCCAAGTATCAGTGACAAGCTCGTTGCAATTCTTGTTTTAGTAAATGTTTTCTGGATCATATTAGTTCCCCTTGATGCTATTTATTCAACACCTTATAATTTATGCGTAAACGAATGTGTTCTCTGAGCTGACACTATTTTTAATAAAATAATAGTCATTAATACAATAAATCGTACATATTGCCCAAATATGATACTACTCTTTCAAAATAGAAAACCTATGCCTTTACGCTCAAACGCCCCCTTTTACAAGGTAAAGTGGACTAGTTAAAAAAAGGGCATTTACATCTATTAAGCCCCATATTTATCCCTGTCGTTAAATTTAAAAAGTCATTGATTATCTTTGGTAATACTTTTTAGGATCGTGCCAATGTTAGTACTATGGTGAATAATATTGAGGTTAGATGGAATGTTTTCGCTGTAAACTTAGGGGGTATTAAGTTTACGCTTAAGCTTTTCAATACATTTTGAATGTATTATGGGGACAGAGTTTATGAGTGTTTCAGTAGAGATAACACAGTGATTGTTCTATTGAACAAGTAGAAATGAATACATATACCCGTTACCATTCAAGATGCATGTTGCTCAAGCGCTTCTATGATGGGCTTAAAATAACTTTATACGTCGTTAAATAATCAAAGCATAGAATGACTATGCTTAAATTATCTTCCTTGCCTAAAGTCATTTTAATTCCCACTGAAATCCTGCACTTTGATTGGTAACGGGTATAGTTAGTGTGATTGTTATAACTGCATACCCAAGTGACTTTGAGTATGCATTATATAAGAAGCTTTACGATGAAGGATTTAATTCAACGTTCTGTATAGGTTCGTCATCATCGACGGTCATTTTTCCACGTCGAGCTTCTAGAGCTTCTCGCACTTCACGCGCTTTATCTTCAGTTAATGGATAAGCCATTATCATCCAAATAGCGATTAACGAGGTTATTATCGGGATAATCACGTCGCATAAACGCATGAAGAAAATAGTGTCTGCTGACTGTTGGCCTGCTAATGCAACATCAAATCCTGTCGCATTGAGTAGAAAACCACCTGCAGCGAGTGCTACAGCCATTCCGAGTTTTACAACCCACCAATAAATTGAGCCAAACATTCCCTCTCGTCTTTGTTTAGTATTCAATTCATCAAGATCACATACATCTGCAACCATAGATCCCATTAAGGTGAACAATCCACCTAGACCAAAAGCAATAAAAATTGAAGGGATTAACAACAACATCGGACTTTCTGGTGTATAGCAAACCCATTTAAGTGCATAACCAATAATAGAAACACCTGTCGAGAAAAAGAAGGCATTACGTTTTCCCATTATGGTAGATAGTTTAGTGACAAGAAAAATAACACAAAATGTTGATATTGCTGACACCGTTCCAGCCCAGCCAGCAAATTCAGCACCTAATGATTGATCACCACCAAAAACATAATAAATAATGACGTAAGTTTGAAACGAAGAGACCAACATAAAACCGTTAAATACTAGAAAGGTTGCAGCGCATAAATAAAGAAATGGCTTAAATTTAATGGTTGTTAAAAAGCCCTTGATAAAGTCCTTGAAGCCAGCTGGGAATTCTTCGTTAGCTTCATTTTTATCACTTGAGCTGACATTCAAACTTTCTTTGTTTGTTTTTTCTTCTTGATGTTTTGAACGTTCTTTCAAAAATATAGCGGGTAAAATCCCAACACAGACAGTAAAAACGCCAATAATAATAGCTAACCACCCTGCTCCTTCAATCATATCTTCAAATAACATATCATTTTGCATAAACCATAGGAACCAAGGAGCCACTAACCAAGCCATTTGTCCCATGAAATTTTGTACCGCCATGAGCCTAGTTCGTTCATGATAATCAGGCGTTAACTCATATCCCAAAGCTACCCAAGGTGTTGCAAATACGGTATAAGCTAAATAAAAAATGATTGAACCAATCAAAAAGAACCAAAAATAAAAATTTTCACTTTGATCTCGGGGAAGTTGCCACAGTAAAGCAAAAATGACTGCAGCTGCTATAGCGCCAAAGAAAATATAAGGCCTGCGACGACCCCATTTTGATTTAGTGTGGTCAGAAATATAGCCCATTAAAGGATCTGTTATAGCATCAGTTAATCTAGGCAAGGCACCAATAAGACCTACCAAAACAGGGTTCATCCCTAAACCAAGATTCAAGACAATAAGCATACCGCCAATCGCAGCACCCAATAAATTATTAACAAATGCCCCTAAGCCATATATGAATTTTTGAACAAACGGAATCTTATCTCTATCACTTGTTTCTACAGTATGGGCCATATTTTTATTCCAATATTAATTTTTATGAGTGCTATGCTAAAATTACACCTTGTTCTCCGAGCATAATTGAACAAAAAACACATTATATAGATAAGAAAAATACTCAATACTAAAACGATGAGATGACCTTCAAAAAACGGTGAAATGGTCAATAATGCTATTTAATACAAATATGAACACCTAGAAACGTAACGCCACTATCCCTAAAAAATCTTTTTAAAGTCCAGATAATCTACTGATAAGTCCACCTTGTCGTATTTAACTTGTATCCTGAATTATTAGTAATAATGTAGGTATATAGCTTCTCCTAACATACTTACATACGGAATAATATTTTCATCCGTAACAACGCAATCCAACAAATAAATTTAAGGGAAGTAAATGCTATCAAAATCGTGTCAACAAGTTCATGAGTTAAATTTTTCGGATGTAGAATCTGAAGTAGTTACACTGCTATCGAGAATGACTATCGAAGAGAAAATTGGCCAAATGAGTCAACTTTCTGGAGATGGATGTATTGTGTCAAAAAACTTGCGCAAGGCGGTCATAGCTGGACATGTAGGTTCTATTCTTAATGAAGTGGACCTTGACACAATTAACGAGTTACAACGGATTGCTATACAAGAATCACGACTAGGCATACCATTATTAATTGGTCGAGATGTGATTCATGGCTTTAACACCATTTTTCCCATACCACTTGCTCAAGCCGCAACATGGTCGCCAAAAATTGTTGAACGGTGCGCTAAGATTGCTGCAATAGAGTCTTCAAATAGTGGTATAAACTGGACCTTTGCACCCATGATCGATATTGCTCGAGATCCTCGTTGGGGGAGAATTGCTGAAAGTCTAGGAGAAGACCCATATTTATGTAAGACCCTTGCAAACTCAATGGTAAAAGGGTTTCAGGGTGACAGTTTATCAGACACAAATTCAATTGCTGCTTGTGCTAAACATTTTGCAGGCTACGGAGCAAGTGAAGGTGGAAAAGATTACAACACAACTAATATTCCAGAAAACGAGCTACGCAACGTTTATCTCCCCCCATTTAAAGCGATAGCCGAATCCGGAGTTGCCACATTTATGGCATCTTTCAGCGATTTAAATGGTGTACCAGTCACAGGAAATAGCTGGCTTTTAACGACTGTACTCCGCGACGAATGGAACTATTCTGGCCCTGTAGTCAGTGATTGGGAAGCCGTTCCACAGTTAGTCATACATGGATTTGCCTTCGATGATTATGACGCTGCAGGTAAAGCATGTACTGCGGGGATCGACATGGAAATGGCCAGTGATTGTTACTTGAAACACATGAAGCATTTAATGAATAATAACGTTATCTCCCTAGATAAAATTGACAGTGTTGTAAAACGAATACTCACACTGAAATTTAACTTAGGGCTTTTTGAATCTGCCATTACATCCCCAAATCAACCATCAAATAGTTTAAATACAGACCATCTAAGCATTGCTAAAGAAGCAGTAATAAAAAGTTGTGTCTTGTTAAAAAATGATAATCAAATATTACCCATAGCTAAATCGACAATTAATACCCTTGCGGTAATAGGGCCTCTTGCAGATGATGGTTATGAACAAATGGGCACGTGGGCTTTTGATGGTAAAGAAAACCAAAGCCATACGTGTTTGAATGCATTAAAAGAAGTAGCCAGAAACGCATTTAATATAAACTATGCTGTAGGGATGGAAACCACGCGTTGCAACCATCACGACGGTTTCGCTGAAGCGATTGATACAGCAATAAATGCAGATATAGCGTTGATGTTTTTAGGTGAAGAAGCTATTTTATCGGGAGAAGCTCATTGTCGGTCGAGCATCGATTTACCCGGTGCTCAGGAACAACTGATTAATGTAATCCACGCAACGGGGACACCTATTATTTTGGTGATAATGGCTGGAAGGCCCATTACTTTGGAAAAAATCATTTCAAAAGTAGATGCCATTTTGTTTGCATGGCACCCAGGAACAATGGCAGGTCCTGCTATCACTGATTTATTGTTTGGGGTAGAAAGTCCGTCAGGAAAATTACCGGTTACCTTTCCTCGAACGGTTGGTCAAATTCCACTTTATTATGCACAAAAAAATTCTGGCAGACCCCCCATTGATGAAAAATTTATTAATATAGATAATATTAAAATGAGAGCGCCACAAACTTCCTTTGGTATGACTGCAACCTATTTAGATACTCATTTCTCTCCATTATTTCCTTTTGGCTTTGGCCTATCCTATAGTCAATTTTGTTATACAAAGATCAAATTAAATAATAAAGTGATTCCTATGGGGGGCGCTGTTGAAGTAAGTGCAACGATTAACAATGTTGGTAATTATAATGCAGAAGAGGTAGTTCAACTCTATATTAGAGATATTGTTGGTAATGTAACTCGCCCTATAAAAGAGCTTAAGGGTTTTCAACGAATCACTTTAGGAAAAGGTGAAAGCATGGTAGTCACATTTAAACTACACACTGATGAACTTGCGTTTTATAACCAACAAATGGAATATAAACCCGAAGCCGGACTATTCCATGTTTGGATCGGCGGGGATTCAAGCACGACGCTAAAAACAGAATTTGAAGTGACAGATTGAGAAATTACTGGATATAAAAATAATATGCACTCATTACTTAATAACTTAGTGGTAAAAACTAAAGTGGATGAACTAATGTCAAATATGACATTAGCACAAAAAATTGGACAAATGACACAAGCTGAACGGCAAAGCTGTACGCCCGCAGAAGCAAAAAAGTTTCATTTAGGTTCAGTTATGTGTGGTGCGGGCTCTACCCCTGGGGAAAACAAACTTAAAGATTGGTTAACAATGGCTGACAGCTATTGGCAAAGCTCATCAGTAAAAGATGCATGTCATCATGGCATACCCTTACTTTTCGGGGTAGATGCTATTCATGGTCATAATAACCTTTGTCAAGCCACTATTTTTCCTCATAATATCGGCTTAGGCGCTGCTAACGATCCCGCACTGATTAAAGAAATAGCCATCATTACCCGTAAAGAAGTATTGGCCAGTGGCCTTGACTGGACCTTTGCACCAAATCTTGCGGTTGCAAAAAACCAGCATTGGGGTCGGTTTTACGAAAGTTTTTCACAATCACCCGATATAACTAATAAATATGTCAATAACATTATTACGGGACTGCAAAATCAACTACACACCGAAGGTATTCTCGCTTGTGCAAAACATTGGGTTGGCGACGGAGCAACGTCTTACGGTATTGATCAAGGTGATGCCAAAATTTCGTGGCAAGTGTTAAATAAAACTCATATAAGTCCATACATCACAGCGATTAACTCGGGAGTGATGACGGTCATGGCATCGTTCAATAGCTGGAATGGTGACAAATGCCATGGCCATAAGTTTCTACTTACTGATATTTTAAAAAAACAGCTTAAGTTCTCTGGTTTTGTCGTCTCCGACATGAACGGCATTGACTATCTTTCAGACGATTTCTACTTATCAATTGCACAAGGCGTAAATTCGGGCATTG
The DNA window shown above is from Colwellia psychrerythraea 34H and carries:
- a CDS encoding SapC family protein, which encodes MSNHQMLNNEQHRNLKVDTQRSSELGDNIMLTLTFPNEFYDIQAYYPIVFHKDEATEKFQSYALLGLEKKENLFLTNGDWDCGYLPHTIKAQPFLIGFQNQEINGNVQKQRVIHLDVDSPRINKERGESIFTEFGQNTPFIEHIGDVLGEIDKGFAESQDFLNFLNEYNLLEKFVFDIELNDKSHNRLSGFYTINEESLNNLTSQQLAELSQKGFLKPLYMAIASLLNMGDLIKRKNKLLQTT
- a CDS encoding TonB-dependent receptor; this encodes MIQKTFTKTRIATSLSLILGATALPALSAEEVSLKDKENVEVIAVTGIRSSLVKAMDIKRSAQGVVDAISSEDMGKFPDSNLAESLQRISGVSIDRSNGEGSKVTVRGLGPDFNLVTLNGRQMPSSNLESTVISNSRSFDFANLASEAVSGVEVYKTAKAEVSSGGIGATINILTARPLNTPGQKASLGVKAVMDQSTDEGDSVTPEISGLYSNTFADDTIGFGISFSHQERNGATKEAVVPQWHTQAIAPVDGWNGGINNTDWEDGDTFNRPQQFRYNFTEFDRTRDNGQLVFQYAPSDRITITADYTFSEQTVESTSNGIGAWFWEGETIDGSLNEFTTGTNHSPVVWHSGAGPDLSFSTSSDASINKNESIGLNLEWQATDNLRFELDYHDSSAKSKADSPYGNSSTMEYAVNSRQSTTIDFRPDFPVMSISQLDGLTGSPAELITTGSSLRNSQFENDLSQIQLRGQYVFDEGVITSVDFGISKTENDIRASIMTAQRDTWGGEGSVDDVTDSLFTPGSSSSQLDNLPSTGTNAAGETIDLFDLFYNFSFVDASNEVASYAAPANSNNEVSPGIWPCADRFCVNDQWTTDELISEEYTAIYAQINMEFEIADMPLDISAGFRYEETDVKASAMVPAYTGVDWVSNNEFATVDTGESAFTNFDGDYNNFLPNLDISLEIDDDWVARASFGKTLSRPTYNNIRGGVGIGEIRQGFATASSGDPGLIPFESVNVDLSLEWYFDEGSYASVGYFRKDIENFIGTTKNKSELFGLRSPTSGPRFDEAMAAVGSSDNTAIRQYIFDNYPESSTITGVDASGTTTGQIHSVAEDELIQFDVTVPFNERDATIDGFEIAFQHALESGFGIQANLTFVDSDAEYDPTVFDSQFALPGLSDTANLVAFYDKNGIQVRIAYNWRDEFLVKTDNNLNNPRINESYSQIDINASYNINEDLVVFFEGINITDETQRMYSRSRNELLNAIQSGPRYNIGARYTF
- a CDS encoding cupin-like domain-containing protein gives rise to the protein MLGTLKKIASVEGISACDVPSFIIESKQPLILKGFIKDWPMVKKGQESETALQRYLLKYASGQDLVVGCGTPDIDGRIFYNKALTALNCKAYKMSLADLFGQINKSQGDTPPSLYYMGTTPVDAYFPNLRKENNIHIAGKSPAMNMWMGNESTIPAHYDVPNNIACNIYGKRRFTLFPPEQIENLYIGPLDFTPAGQSISLVDFKKSDFIKYPKFKQALAHAQVGELEAGDALFLPSMWWHHVEGLAHFNLLTTFWWSSTDHLTDESGNALLYAVMALRNLPKDKKDIWFNLFKHYIFEATPLDHIPEHAKGMLNPQSEKALRKFKDYLIKRLRY
- a CDS encoding MFS transporter, which codes for MAHTVETSDRDKIPFVQKFIYGLGAFVNNLLGAAIGGMLIVLNLGLGMNPVLVGLIGALPRLTDAITDPLMGYISDHTKSKWGRRRPYIFFGAIAAAVIFALLWQLPRDQSENFYFWFFLIGSIIFYLAYTVFATPWVALGYELTPDYHERTRLMAVQNFMGQMAWLVAPWFLWFMQNDMLFEDMIEGAGWLAIIIGVFTVCVGILPAIFLKERSKHQEEKTNKESLNVSSSDKNEANEEFPAGFKDFIKGFLTTIKFKPFLYLCAATFLVFNGFMLVSSFQTYVIIYYVFGGDQSLGAEFAGWAGTVSAISTFCVIFLVTKLSTIMGKRNAFFFSTGVSIIGYALKWVCYTPESPMLLLIPSIFIAFGLGGLFTLMGSMVADVCDLDELNTKQRREGMFGSIYWWVVKLGMAVALAAGGFLLNATGFDVALAGQQSADTIFFMRLCDVIIPIITSLIAIWMIMAYPLTEDKAREVREALEARRGKMTVDDDEPIQNVELNPSS
- a CDS encoding tryptophan halogenase family protein, translated to MNNLSEVKNVVIAGGGTAGWMAATALAKLIGNNLNITLVESDEISTVGVGEATIPPLLTFHKMLKINEAEFMSSVNATFKLGINFENWKDNDSEYFHSFGTTGRDCWATTFLQFYNRSKKEGYQAKYEEYCLELQAGLNEKFAHLPNSGLKYAYHMDATLYAKFLRKLSEKNGVKRIEGKIEQVNIDEKSGFIKSLTLLSGVTIEGDLFIDCTGFRGVLIEQALHTGYDDWSHWLPCDRAVAVQTESTEEPKPYTRSIAHESGWQWKIPLQNRTGNGLVYCSKYLNDENAEKLLLENVEGKTLKKPLFIKFTPGQRRKHWNKNCVALGLSSGFIEPLESTSIHLIQRGIIRLMQMFPKMGITDSVINEYNYQSEEEIRYIRDFIILHYHVTNRNDSTFWRYCSKMDVPSSLSHRIELFKEHGYVFKAPWDLFAENSWVQVMLGQGLSPQNHHPIADMMSTNEQDMFLNGIKNSIEQTVKSLPTHKQYLDQYCNSKA